tatatatatatatatatatatatatatgcagtatATGTTGACTTTCAAGGTGATAGGCAAGTCTTCTAGTTAGGAGTTTGTCGAGAACTTTCCCCCAGTGAAAATAGTacaaaattgcaacaaatataCCTTAcgtatttaatatgttttcgaACTATCTTGGGCCTATTCCATATTAGGACACATTCTCTAACTTCGGCAgaattcttaacatttttagttttcgAGATATGAGTTTAGAAATTTTGCCGATCCGTAATGGCTTACACTGCTCATGTGTGTCACATTGGACATAATTATGGTAaccataataataattgatatattctaattttattgtcCTAATCTTCGTAATTTTCAAAAGAGAACTTCATATTAGGAACATTACAccttcattattaataaaaatagaatataaatttgaaatttttaaacctgtTGATAAACTCTTCATCAACGTCTCCAAGAGGTTGACCTTTACCGACAGCGGCATTGTTTACCAGCAAGTCAACAGGTCCTAGTTCGCTTATCACTCCTTTGGTTTGTTCCCAATCACCAACATCGAGACATACTGGTCGAATATTGGGACACTGAATTaacagaagaagaagaagaattcgaaagaagagaagaagaatttgaaagtttcagacattttaagtaaaacaacATCTTTAGTTTTATGAGCAaacaatcaaaaacattttagactGAAATGCCTATGAAATATTAGGTATAGTCAATAAATAACTAGCCAAAAgctttttcatataatttactTAATGAACCTCTTATGTATTGTCTACTATTGTTTTGGCGTGTGTAACACTATTCACACTATGTAATCCTGTAATATCGTATTGAATTATTGGCTGCTGTTTTGACAGATGCGCACGTTTGAAACGTTTGAGCACGTGGGCATGCAGTGCATTTCATAGAAGATGTAGAAACACTTGTAAGGGAGAATATGGATAATATTGTCGGGGGAATTTTTGCTGAAATTGCTTCGGTTTTATGTGATCTAACGTTACCC
This Parasteatoda tepidariorum isolate YZ-2023 unplaced genomic scaffold, CAS_Ptep_4.0 HiC_scaffold_3089, whole genome shotgun sequence DNA region includes the following protein-coding sequences:
- the LOC107444816 gene encoding carbonyl reductase [NADPH] 2-like isoform X2, which codes for MKKVALTTTLIRNLKERHAFIPVTLSSESMEIRFDGKVAIVTGAGKGIGRDITIKLAECGAEVIACPNIRPVCLDVGDWEQTKGVISELGPVDLLVNNAAVGKGQPLGDVDEEFINRFKNFKFIFYFY